Proteins encoded within one genomic window of Cucumis sativus cultivar 9930 chromosome 3, Cucumber_9930_V3, whole genome shotgun sequence:
- the LOC105435083 gene encoding glycine-rich protein 23, whose translation MEKLFVMFLLVAVAAARGVPGGDQAEFVEAVEVKAAELPRNAGRGDAVRDEKNFIYGGVGGFAGMGGYAGLGGLPMLGGSAGIGKFGGIGGVAGIGSLGDPGGLGGGGAGPGVGGASGIGGLAGHGLGGAGGIGGLAGHGLGGAGGVGTGSGIGGIGGSNGGIGGDGGAGGGPPVSGSIRP comes from the exons ATGGAGAAGCTCTTTGTAATGTTTTTGCTGGTGGCTGTTGCGGCGGCGCGTGGCGTTCCTGGTGGTGATCAAGCGGAGTTCGTGGAGGCTGTTGAAGTGAAGGCCGCGGAGCTGCCGAGGAATGCTGGGCGTGGGGATGCTGTTCGTGATGAGAAGAATTTTATCTACGGTGGAGTTGGTGGCTTTGCTGGAATGGGCGG ATACGCAGGGTTGGGAGGCTTGCCGATGCTAGGGGGTTCAGCCGGGATCGGAAAATTTGGTGGAATTGGTGGGGTCGCTGGAATTGGTAGCTTGGGTGACCCCGGCGGTCTGGGAGGTGGAGGAGCTGGTCCCGGCGTCGGAGGAGCTAGCGGGATTGGCGGTTTAGCCGGGCATGGACTTGGCGGAGCAGGCGGAATTGGTGGTCTAGCTGGGCATGGACTTGGTGGGGCTGGGGGCGTCGGAACCGGCAGTGGCATCGGAGGCATTGGAGGATCCAACGGTGGTATTGGAGGAGACGGCGGAGCTGGCGGTGGTCCGCCAGTCAGTGGCTCTATTCGCCCATAA
- the LOC101206423 gene encoding receptor-like protein kinase 2 translates to MQMSSMPYSRQYFSISFFFFFFSFFSVLHCVSYVYASNGEAAMLFSWLRSSGSGSHFSDWNALDASPCNWTSISCSPHGFVTDISIQFVPLRLPLPSNLSSFRFLQKLVVSGANVTGKIPDDIGNCTELVVLDLSFNNLVGSIPGSIGNLRKLEDLILNGNQLTGSIPAELGFCSSLKNLFIFDNLLSGFLPPDIGKLENLEVLRAGGNKEITGEIPPEFGNCSKLALLGLADTRISGRLPSSLGKLKNLRTLSIYTTLLSGEIPSDLGNCSELVDLYLYENRLSGSIPPQIGDLKKLEQLFLWQNNLIGAIPKEIGNCSSLRRIDFSLNYLSGTLPLTLGKLSKLEEFMISDNNVSGSIPSSLSDAKNLLQLQFDNNQISGLIPPELGTLSKLTVLLAWQNQLEGSIPESLEGCSSLEAIDLSHNSLTGVIPSGLFQLRNLSKLLLISNDISGPIPPEIGNGSSLVRLRLGNNRITGGIPRTIGRLSSLDFLDLSGNRISGPLPDEIGNCKELQMIDLSYNALEGPLPNSLASLSELQVFDVSSNRFLGELPGSFGSLVSLNKLVLRANLLSGSIPPSLGLCSGLQRLDLSNNHFTGNIPVELGQLDGLEIALNLSNNELYGPIPPQMSALTKLSVLDLSRNNLEGDLKPLAGLSNLVSLNISYNNFSGYLPDNKLFRQLSPTDLTGNERLCSSIRDSCFSMDGSGLTRNGNNVRLSHKLKLAIALLVALTFVMMIMGIIAVVRARRNIIDDDDSELGDKWPWQFTPFQKLNFSVDQVLRSLIDSNVIGKGCSGVVYRADIGNGETIAVKKLWPTISAAADGYTDEKPRVRDSFSTEVKTLGLIRHKNIVRFLGCCWNKNTRLLMYDYMPNGSLGSLLHERGGKNDALDWGLRYKILLGAAQGLAYLHHDCVPAIVHRDIKANNILVGLDFEPYIADFGLAKLVDEGNFGRSSNTVAGSYGYIAPEYGYMMKITEKSDVYSFGVVVLEVLTGKQPIDPTIPGGLHVVDWVRQKKGVGVLDSALLSRPESEIEEMMQVLGIALLCVNFSPDERPNMKDVAAMLKEIKQETDSKIDVFVEGGCDGQENKRPRGVLAMATASSSANKLGIESVCVKSDGFSLTSSSLLHPSSSTAKMGAK, encoded by the exons ATGCAAATGTCGTCGATGCCTTATTCGAGACAATATTTCTCCatctcattcttcttcttcttcttctcatttttctctGTTCTTCATTGTGTTTCTTATGTCTATGCTTCTAATGGCGAAGCCGCTATGTTATTTTCATGGCTTCGAAGTTCTGGTAGTGGTTCTCATTTCTCCGATTGGAATGCTCTTGACGCTAGTCCATGTAACTGGACCTCCATTTCTTGCTCCCCTCATGGGTTTGTTACTGACATTAGTATTCAGTTTGTTCCTCTTCGGCTTCCTCTGCCTTCGAATCTCTCTTCGTTTCGGTTTCTTCAGAAGCTTGTTGTCTCCGGTGCTAATGTTACCGGAAAAATCCCCGACGACATCGGGAACTGTACGGAACTTGTAGTTCTTGACTTGAGCTTCAATAATCTCGTGGGGTCTATTCCCGGAAGTATTGGGAATCTCCGGAAGTTAGAGGACTTGATTTTGAATGGAAACCAGTTGACGGGGAGTATTCCGGCGGAGTTGGGGTTTTGTTCTAGCCTAAAGAATCTCTtcatttttgataatttactATCTGGGTTTTTGCCGCCGGACAttggaaaattggaaaatctCGAAGTTCTTCGAGCGGGAGGTAACAAAGAAATCACGGGAGAAATCCCACCGGAGTTTGGAAACTGCAGTAAACTGGCATTGTTAGGATTGGCCGATACTCGGATTTCCGGCCGGTTACCGTCGTCTCTGGGAAAGCTTAAGAACCTTCGGACATTGTCGATTTACACAACTTTGCTCTCCGGTGAAATTCCATCTGATTTAGGTAACTGTTCCGAGCTTGTTGATTTGTATCTTTATGAAAATCGTCTCTCAGGTTCGATTCCACCACAGATAGGAGACCttaaaaaacttgaacaattGTTCTTATGGCAGAACAATCTAATTGGGGCAATCCCAAAGGAGATTGGTAACTGTAGCAGTTTAAGAAGAATTGATTTCTCTTTGAATTATCTGTCTGGGACTTTACCTTTAACGTTAGGGAAACTTTCAAAGCTAGAAGAGTTTATGATTAGTGATAACAATGTCTCTGGTTCAATTCCTTCTAGTCTTTCAGATGCCAAGAATTTATTGCAGTTGCAATTTGATAACAATCAGATTTCTGGGTTGATTCCACCAGAGCTTGGAACCTTATCAAAGCTTACTGTGTTGTTGGCATGGCAGAACCAACTTGAAGGAAGCATTCCTGAAAGTTTAGAAGGGTGTAGTAGTCTTGAAGCTATTGATTTGTCTCACAACTCACTTACTGGTGTTATTCCTTCTGGATTGTTTCAGCTTCGTAATCTTTCAAAACTTCTGTTGATTTCCAATGATATATCTGGTCCAATCCCTCCCGAAATCGGTAACGGCAGCTCACTTGTGCGGTTGCGGCTTGGAAACAACCGGATAACAGGTGGGATTCCTAGAACAATTGGCAGGTTGAGTAGTTTAGACTTTCTTGATCTCTCTGGGAATCGTATTTCTGGTCCATTGCCTGATGAGATTGGGAATTGCAAAGAGTTGCAGATGATAGATTTGAGCTATAATGCTTTAGAAGGTCCTTTGCCTAACTCATTGGCTTCTTTGTCTGAGCTTCAGGTCTTCGACGTTTCATCTAACCGATTTTTAGGGGAGCTTCCGGGGAGCTTTGGGAGTCTTGTTTCGTTAAATAAGCTTGTTTTGAGAGCAAACTTGTTATCGGGATCAATACCACCATCACTTGGTCTATGTTCAGGTTTGCAACGACTCGATCTTAGTAACAACCATTTTACTGGCAATATTCCAGTGGAGCTTGGACAGCTTGATGGTCTTGAAATTGCTCTCAACCTCAGCAACAATGAGCTTTATGGACCAATCCCACCTCAAATGTCTGCACTTACTAAGCTTTCGGTACTTGATCTTTCCCGAAACAACCTCGAGGGTGACTTGAAACCACTTGCAGGGCTGAGTAATCTGGTCTCTCTCAACATCTCTTACAATAATTTCAGTGGTTATCTTCCTGACAACAAGCTTTTCAGGCAGCTATCACCAACGGACCTGACTGGCAACGAAAGGCTATGTTCTTCGATCAGGGACTCATGTTTTTCTATGGATGGATCAGGACTAACAAGGAATGGAAACAATGTGAGATTATCACATAAGCTTAAGCTAGCAATTGCCTTGCTTGTTGCTTTAACATTTGTCATGATGATCATGGGGATTATTGCTGTGGTTAGAGCAAGAAGAAACAtaattgatgatgatgattcaGAGTTAGGGGACAAATGGCCTTGGCAATTCACACCATTCCAGAAACTAAATTTCTCTGTGGACCAAGTGTTAAGAAGCCTCATTGATTCAAATGTGATTGGAAAAGGATGCTCTGGGGTTGTCTATCGTGCTGATATCGGTAATGGCGAGACCATTGCAGTAAAGAAACTTTGGCCAACAATATCAGCTGCTGCTGATGGGTATACTGATGAAAAACCGAGGGTTCGCGATTCCTTCTCGACGGAGGTGAAAACTTTAGGCTTGATTCGTCATAAGAACATTGTTAGATTCTTGGGTTGTTGTTGGAATAAAAACACAAGGTTGCTCATGTATGATTACATGCCCAATGGGAGTTTGGGAAGCCTTCTTCATGAAAGGGGAGGGAAAAATGATGCATTGGATTGGGGACTTAGGTACAAAATTTTGCTTGGTGCAGCACAGGGGCTTGCTTACTTGCACCATGACTGTGTCCCTGCTATTGTTCATAGGGACATCAAGGCCAATAACATTCTGGTTGGCCTAGATTTTGAGCCTTACATTGCTGATTTCGGCCTCGCCAAGCTTGTCGATGAAGGCAATTTTGGTCGGTCCTCCAACACTGTCGCTGGTTCTTATGGCTACATTGCTCCCG aaTACGGATACATGATGAAGATCACAGAAAAGAGCGATGTTTACAGCTTTGGCGTAGTAGTATTAGAAGTCTTAACAGGGAAGCAACCAATTGATCCAACAATACCAGGAGGGCTACATGTGGTTGATTGGGTGAGACAAAAGAAAGGAGTGGGGGTTCTAGACTCAGCTCTTCTGTCTAGGCCAGAGTCAGAGATAGAGGAAATGATGCAAGTTTTAGGCATAGCATTGCTGTGTGTGAACTTCTCCCCGGACGAGCGCCCGAATATGAAAGATGTCGCTGCCATGCTCAAAGAAATAAAGCAAGAAACCGACTCGAAGATTGACGTGTTCGTTGAAGGAGGGTGCGATGGTCAAGAAAATAAGAGGCCAAGGGGGGTGTTGGCAATGGCAACAGCTTCATCTTCTGCTAATAAACTGGGAATAGAAAGTGTTTGTGTTAAAAGTGATGGTTTCAGCCTCACTTCTTCCTCACTGCTTCACCCATCTTCCTCTACTGCCAAAATGGGAGCCAAATGA